In Geoalkalibacter sp., a single genomic region encodes these proteins:
- a CDS encoding MBL fold metallo-hydrolase, with translation MILQRIPVGPLQVNCFIVGCPQTREAAIIDPGDEGERILDALRRLELTATLIINTHGHFDHIGANRLLAERTGAALLIHRADLPLLEQAARHAAMYGLQVTDSVAPTRLLEGGETLALGSLSIRVLPTPGHSPGGISLLVDGHVFTGDALFAGSIGRTDLPGSNTEQLLAAIREQLLSLPEQTVVHPGHGPDTSIGREKLSNPFF, from the coding sequence GTGATTCTGCAGCGCATTCCCGTCGGACCTTTGCAGGTCAACTGTTTCATCGTCGGTTGTCCCCAGACGCGCGAGGCGGCGATCATCGATCCCGGCGACGAAGGCGAGCGCATTCTGGATGCCTTGCGGCGCCTGGAGCTGACGGCGACCCTGATCATCAACACCCACGGACATTTCGATCATATCGGCGCCAACCGCCTGCTGGCGGAGCGAACCGGCGCCGCGCTGCTTATTCATCGGGCCGATCTGCCGCTGCTGGAACAGGCCGCGCGGCATGCCGCCATGTACGGTTTGCAGGTGACGGACTCCGTTGCCCCGACGCGCCTGCTCGAAGGTGGGGAAACCCTGGCCCTGGGCAGCCTGAGCATCCGGGTTCTGCCCACCCCCGGCCATTCCCCGGGTGGCATTTCCCTGCTGGTGGACGGGCATGTGTTCACAGGAGATGCCCTGTTCGCGGGGTCCATCGGGCGTACCGATCTGCCCGGCAGCAACACCGAACAGCTTCTCGCGGCGATTCGCGAGCAGCTGCTGAGTCTGCCTGAGCAGACCGTCGTTCATCCCGGCCATGGTCCCGATACCAGCATCGGCCGGGAAAAACTGTCCAACCCCTTTTTCTGA
- the coaBC gene encoding bifunctional phosphopantothenoylcysteine decarboxylase/phosphopantothenate--cysteine ligase CoaBC, with amino-acid sequence MLLREKTIVLGVCGGIAAYKAAELVRLYVKAGAEVHVIMTRSAQEFVTPLTFQTLTGNPVHTEMFNLLQEREIGHISLADRADVFVIAPATANLVGKVAAGLADDLLSTSLMATKAPVLFAPAMNVNMWDNPIYQQNQARLKALGYRFVDPATGFLACGWEGKGKLADPAEIFEETLALLTPQDFAGETVLVTAGPTREEIDPVRFISNYSSGKMGYALARAARLRGARVILVSGPSALDVPWGVERLAVVSAEEMRKAVLSRWEETTVVIKAAAVADYRPAVRAATKVKKEGQETLSLALEKNPDILAELGRRKDHRFLVGFAAETGDLLENARKKLRAKNLDLMVANDVTQERAGFDVDTNIVRLLGPDGAEEALPEMSKDDVARHILDRILALRRKG; translated from the coding sequence ATGCTTCTGCGTGAAAAAACCATCGTTCTCGGGGTCTGCGGCGGCATCGCCGCCTACAAGGCGGCGGAGCTGGTGCGTCTCTACGTCAAGGCGGGGGCCGAGGTCCATGTGATCATGACCCGCAGCGCCCAGGAGTTCGTCACGCCTCTCACCTTTCAGACCCTGACCGGCAACCCGGTGCACACCGAGATGTTCAACCTTTTGCAGGAACGCGAGATCGGCCACATTTCCCTGGCTGATCGCGCCGATGTCTTCGTGATCGCGCCGGCCACGGCCAATCTGGTCGGCAAGGTGGCGGCCGGTCTCGCCGACGATCTGCTCAGCACCTCCCTCATGGCCACCAAGGCGCCGGTGCTTTTTGCTCCGGCGATGAACGTCAACATGTGGGACAACCCCATCTATCAGCAGAACCAGGCGCGGCTCAAGGCGCTTGGCTATCGGTTTGTCGATCCGGCAACGGGTTTTCTCGCCTGCGGCTGGGAAGGTAAGGGCAAGTTGGCCGATCCCGCGGAGATCTTCGAAGAAACCCTGGCGCTTTTGACGCCTCAGGATTTTGCCGGCGAGACGGTGCTGGTGACCGCCGGGCCGACCCGCGAGGAAATCGACCCGGTGCGTTTCATCAGCAACTATTCGTCCGGCAAGATGGGCTATGCCCTGGCCCGGGCGGCTCGCCTGCGCGGCGCCCGCGTGATCCTGGTGAGCGGCCCCAGTGCTCTGGACGTGCCCTGGGGCGTGGAGCGCCTGGCCGTGGTGAGCGCCGAGGAAATGCGCAAGGCGGTGCTGTCGCGCTGGGAGGAGACGACGGTGGTCATCAAGGCGGCCGCCGTGGCCGATTACCGGCCCGCCGTGCGCGCCGCGACCAAGGTCAAGAAGGAAGGGCAGGAGACCCTGAGTCTGGCCCTGGAGAAAAATCCCGACATTCTCGCCGAACTCGGTCGGCGCAAGGATCATCGTTTTTTGGTGGGTTTCGCCGCCGAGACCGGCGATCTGCTGGAGAATGCCCGCAAGAAGCTTCGCGCCAAGAACCTTGACCTGATGGTCGCCAACGACGTGACGCAAGAGCGCGCCGGTTTTGACGTGGATACCAACATCGTGCGGCTGCTGGGTCCGGACGGCGCCGAGGAAGCGCTCCCCGAAATGAGCAAGGACGATGTGGCCCGCCATATTCTCGACCGCATCCTTGCGCTGCGTCGTAAGGGCTGA
- a CDS encoding zinc dependent phospholipase C family protein, which produces MAFTIILAVALSLLLWPTEALAWGIGIHLQLGSHILDKLHLLPAALQTLLMAHPQDFLYGCISADITIGKKFTHYLNHCHSWRLGRKILAASVTDRQKACAYGYITHLAADTIAHSYFVPFKMVRSFNTVMLNHAYWELRFEAEVPREVWSIARNLARLDFRENDTMMRSVLADTIFSFNTNKRIFNSLLLLNRLQQWQKVLRSLSSTSRFELPETSRREYFGLACEAAESVLMLMDESPYWKADPTGERAIAAARMIRKNLHLLWLEGKISDAEAQAIVNGLKQRFREGIIRPKEVLDLLSNA; this is translated from the coding sequence ATGGCTTTCACCATAATTCTGGCTGTCGCCCTGAGTCTCCTGCTGTGGCCGACCGAGGCCCTCGCCTGGGGCATCGGTATCCATCTGCAACTCGGCAGCCATATCCTCGACAAACTTCACCTTCTGCCGGCGGCACTCCAGACTTTGCTGATGGCGCATCCGCAGGATTTTCTCTATGGATGCATCAGTGCCGACATCACCATCGGCAAGAAGTTCACTCACTACCTCAACCACTGCCATTCCTGGCGACTGGGACGCAAAATTCTTGCGGCCTCGGTGACCGACCGGCAAAAGGCCTGCGCCTACGGCTATATCACCCATCTGGCGGCGGACACCATCGCCCATTCCTACTTCGTGCCCTTCAAGATGGTGCGCAGCTTCAACACCGTGATGCTCAATCACGCCTACTGGGAACTGCGCTTCGAGGCCGAGGTGCCGCGCGAGGTCTGGAGCATCGCCCGCAATCTCGCACGCCTGGATTTTCGCGAAAACGACACCATGATGCGCAGCGTGCTCGCCGACACCATCTTTTCCTTCAACACCAACAAACGCATTTTCAACTCGCTGCTGCTGCTCAATCGTCTGCAGCAGTGGCAAAAGGTTCTGCGCTCCCTTTCCTCAACTTCGCGCTTCGAACTGCCCGAAACCAGCCGACGGGAATATTTCGGCCTGGCCTGCGAAGCGGCCGAAAGCGTGCTCATGCTCATGGATGAAAGTCCCTACTGGAAAGCCGACCCCACGGGAGAGCGCGCCATTGCCGCCGCGCGCATGATCCGCAAGAACCTGCACCTGCTGTGGCTGGAGGGAAAAATCAGCGATGCCGAAGCGCAGGCCATCGTCAACGGCCTCAAACAGCGCTTCCGCGAAGGCATCATCCGCCCCAAGGAAGTGCTGGATCTGCTGTCCAACGCCTGA
- a CDS encoding uracil-DNA glycosylase, which translates to MKKDLLEISRQARALLQDMHLLGVRDLVMPPGIETVSELPVCPLHVTGIDRGGSVLCRQETLEEIRAELENCRRCPLCEGRRNIVFGVGNPQASLVFVGEAPGREEDERGEPFVGEAGRLLDRILFAMGLSRGEVYICNVEKCRPPQNRDPRPEEIAACEPYLKRQLAAINPRVIVALGRIAVQSLLREQTAISRLRGRWHQYEGIPLMPTYHPAYLLRNPAGKREVWEDMKQVLKRLREES; encoded by the coding sequence ATGAAAAAGGACCTTCTGGAAATCAGTCGCCAGGCCCGCGCCCTGCTGCAGGACATGCACCTGCTCGGGGTGCGCGATCTGGTCATGCCTCCTGGCATCGAGACGGTCTCGGAGTTGCCGGTCTGCCCCCTGCACGTCACCGGCATCGATCGTGGCGGCAGCGTTTTGTGCCGTCAGGAAACCCTCGAGGAAATTCGCGCCGAGCTGGAAAACTGCCGCCGCTGTCCGCTTTGCGAGGGGCGCCGCAACATCGTGTTCGGGGTCGGCAATCCCCAGGCGTCTCTGGTGTTTGTCGGCGAAGCACCGGGTCGCGAGGAGGACGAACGGGGCGAGCCCTTCGTCGGCGAGGCCGGCCGGCTCCTCGATCGCATCCTTTTTGCCATGGGTTTGAGCCGCGGCGAGGTCTACATCTGCAACGTGGAAAAGTGCCGCCCGCCCCAGAACCGCGATCCGCGCCCCGAGGAAATCGCGGCCTGCGAACCCTACCTCAAGCGCCAGCTGGCTGCCATCAACCCGCGCGTCATCGTTGCCCTGGGACGCATCGCCGTGCAGAGCCTGCTGCGTGAACAGACCGCCATCAGCCGCCTGCGCGGGCGCTGGCACCAGTACGAAGGGATTCCCCTCATGCCGACCTATCATCCGGCCTACCTGCTGCGCAATCCGGCGGGCAAGCGCGAGGTGTGGGAAGACATGAAGCAGGTTCTCAAGCGTTTGCGGGAAGAGAGCTGA
- a CDS encoding ATP-binding cassette domain-containing protein — translation MLEFEGIRKTRSRDGKSRLVLDGLSLRLASHLITAVVGPSGCGKTTLIRLANRLEEPDAGRILLAGRDVRSLDPLDLRRRVGLVGQLPFMFPGTVLDNLGKTFALRRMTAPAPDSEQMLELLDLCQIPPELLGQDARRLSPGQQQRVSLARALIAGPDVLLLDEPTSALDRPTADRLSMMLRDLARSRGLTILMVTHDLRLAERCAERLAFLNEGRILEEGAAGEVLRNPRHESLRRFLREPTGLEDHS, via the coding sequence ATGCTGGAATTTGAAGGCATCCGCAAAACGCGTTCGCGCGACGGCAAGTCCCGGCTGGTTCTGGACGGACTCAGTCTTCGCTTGGCATCCCATCTGATCACCGCCGTCGTCGGCCCCTCGGGCTGCGGCAAAACCACCCTGATCCGCCTGGCCAATCGCCTGGAAGAACCTGACGCCGGCCGCATCCTGCTTGCTGGGAGAGATGTACGCTCCCTGGATCCCTTGGATTTGCGTCGGCGCGTCGGCCTGGTGGGGCAGCTGCCCTTCATGTTTCCCGGCACGGTGCTCGACAACTTGGGCAAAACTTTCGCCCTGCGCCGCATGACGGCGCCGGCGCCGGATTCGGAGCAGATGCTCGAGCTTCTTGATCTCTGTCAGATTCCTCCGGAACTGCTCGGCCAGGATGCGCGGCGCCTCTCGCCGGGTCAGCAACAGCGTGTCAGTCTGGCCCGTGCTCTCATCGCCGGCCCGGATGTACTGCTGCTCGACGAGCCGACCAGCGCCCTCGATCGTCCCACCGCCGACCGCTTGTCGATGATGCTGCGTGACCTGGCCCGGTCGCGGGGGCTGACCATTCTCATGGTGACTCACGATCTGCGCCTGGCCGAACGATGCGCCGAGCGCCTCGCTTTTCTCAACGAAGGACGGATTCTGGAGGAAGGGGCCGCCGGCGAGGTGCTGCGCAACCCGCGTCATGAGAGCCTGCGCCGATTTCTGCGGGAACCCACGGGTCTTGAGGATCATTCATGA
- a CDS encoding ABC transporter permease — translation MSEATILDLSLPDLLLAYGLLLLVVGLARLRDAGQERDLVWASLRMVAQLLLVGYLLHWIFAWNRPLPVLVLLVLMFGFAVQVIGRRVSRKMPGFYRVLTIALMLGCGLVTFLFCVVIVGPTPWYDPRYLIPLTGMIIGNSMNGATLAAERLSAEMHERRQEIETALCLGASSAQAGREALRGAFRAALIPATNSMAAMGIVFLPGMMTGQILSGTEPMIAVRYQIGIMFAITGAVGLTSFLIVSQGIRRYFTSAHQLLDVD, via the coding sequence ATGAGTGAGGCCACAATTCTTGACCTGAGCCTGCCGGATTTGCTTCTCGCCTATGGCCTGCTGTTGCTGGTGGTGGGACTGGCGCGTTTGCGTGATGCGGGTCAGGAACGCGATCTTGTCTGGGCGTCCCTGCGCATGGTCGCACAGCTTCTTCTGGTCGGCTACCTGCTGCATTGGATCTTTGCCTGGAACCGTCCCCTGCCGGTGCTGGTCCTGCTGGTTCTGATGTTTGGATTCGCGGTGCAGGTCATCGGCCGGCGCGTCAGTCGCAAAATGCCCGGTTTCTACCGGGTTCTGACCATCGCGCTCATGCTGGGCTGCGGGTTGGTGACCTTTTTGTTCTGCGTGGTCATCGTCGGTCCCACACCCTGGTACGATCCGCGCTATCTCATTCCCCTCACCGGCATGATTATCGGCAATTCCATGAATGGCGCCACTCTCGCCGCCGAGCGCCTCAGCGCCGAGATGCATGAGCGGCGCCAGGAAATCGAAACCGCCCTGTGCCTGGGGGCCAGTTCCGCCCAGGCCGGCCGCGAAGCCTTGCGCGGCGCGTTTCGCGCGGCCCTCATCCCCGCGACCAATTCCATGGCGGCCATGGGTATCGTGTTTCTCCCCGGCATGATGACCGGTCAGATCCTCTCGGGCACCGAACCCATGATCGCGGTACGCTACCAGATCGGCATCATGTTCGCCATCACCGGGGCGGTGGGTTTGACCAGCTTTCTCATCGTCTCCCAGGGGATCCGCCGCTACTTTACCTCGGCCCACCAATTGCTTGATGTCGATTGA
- a CDS encoding DUF3135 domain-containing protein — protein sequence MTSDKRATEQMFEGLSSLYQEDPEKFEEQRRLLIAQTIESFPEECRQRAYGLQFTIDCRLRKYKDPIMRMNKMVEIFWQQFAQFQETINDPEKIMLERRAARHNAKIIPLRGRDEYPSSNQPH from the coding sequence ATGACTTCTGACAAACGCGCAACAGAACAAATGTTTGAAGGACTGAGTTCGCTCTATCAAGAAGATCCCGAGAAGTTTGAAGAACAACGTAGACTTTTGATCGCTCAAACGATCGAAAGTTTTCCCGAGGAGTGTCGACAACGCGCTTACGGCTTGCAATTCACCATCGATTGCCGGCTGCGTAAATACAAAGACCCGATCATGCGTATGAACAAGATGGTCGAAATATTTTGGCAGCAGTTTGCTCAATTTCAGGAAACCATCAACGATCCGGAAAAAATCATGCTTGAGCGGCGCGCGGCCCGTCACAACGCCAAGATCATTCCCTTGCGAGGCCGCGACGAGTATCCCTCCTCAAACCAGCCGCATTGA
- a CDS encoding sigma-54-dependent transcriptional regulator, with translation MKQPTQILVIDDEGHNRQALSLLLSHSGYQVQSAASGEEALEIMQKTPFEIIISDLFLPGVSGIDILKRVKEESPYTSVILITGNASAETAVEAMKEGAFDYITKPFNFEKLKVIVAKAVEKSRLVAENLYLRQQLRGKYKFDNIIGNSLAMQQVFSRMERIVNTDSTILILGESGTGKELVAKAIHYSSPRKEKPFIAINCGAIPAELLESELFGHVRGSFTGAVADKAGRFEAANGGTIFLDEIGTMPMHLQMKLLRVLQEQEVERVGSTRGIKLDVRVISATNANLEQEVRQGQFREDLYYRLNVIPIVLPPLRERREDIALLARSFLQKFCREMNRPLMSISPEAMTALEAYSWPGNVRELENLMERTVALTDGEIIGLRDLPASIAGQESGGVDRAILAPRVTEEGIDMNRIIGDIERAMIREALELGQGIKARAAALLGINRTTLVEKIKRLGIDA, from the coding sequence ATGAAACAGCCCACGCAAATTCTCGTCATCGATGATGAAGGGCACAACCGTCAGGCCTTGAGCCTGCTGCTGTCCCATTCGGGCTATCAGGTGCAATCGGCCGCCAGCGGCGAGGAAGCCCTGGAGATCATGCAGAAAACCCCTTTCGAGATCATCATTTCCGATCTTTTTCTGCCCGGCGTGAGCGGCATCGACATCCTCAAGCGCGTCAAGGAGGAATCCCCCTACACCAGCGTCATCCTCATCACCGGCAACGCCTCGGCGGAAACCGCCGTGGAGGCCATGAAGGAGGGCGCCTTCGACTACATCACCAAGCCCTTCAACTTCGAAAAGCTCAAGGTCATCGTCGCCAAGGCGGTGGAAAAAAGCCGCCTGGTCGCCGAAAACCTCTACCTGCGCCAGCAGTTGCGCGGCAAATACAAGTTCGACAACATCATCGGCAACAGCCTGGCCATGCAGCAGGTCTTCTCGCGCATGGAGCGCATCGTCAACACCGATTCCACCATTCTCATCCTCGGCGAATCGGGCACCGGCAAGGAATTGGTCGCCAAGGCCATTCACTACAGCAGCCCGCGCAAGGAAAAACCCTTCATCGCCATCAACTGCGGCGCGATTCCTGCGGAATTGCTGGAGAGCGAACTCTTTGGGCATGTGCGCGGCTCCTTCACCGGCGCCGTGGCCGACAAGGCGGGCCGCTTCGAAGCCGCCAACGGCGGCACCATCTTTCTCGATGAAATCGGCACCATGCCCATGCACCTGCAGATGAAACTGCTGCGGGTGCTGCAGGAACAGGAAGTGGAGCGGGTCGGCTCGACGCGCGGCATCAAGCTTGATGTGCGCGTCATCTCCGCGACCAACGCCAACCTGGAGCAGGAAGTGAGGCAGGGGCAGTTTCGCGAGGATCTCTACTATCGCCTCAACGTCATTCCCATCGTCTTGCCGCCGCTGCGCGAGCGCCGCGAGGACATCGCATTGCTCGCGCGCAGCTTTCTGCAGAAATTCTGTCGCGAGATGAATCGGCCCCTCATGTCCATCTCCCCCGAGGCGATGACCGCCCTCGAAGCCTATTCCTGGCCGGGCAATGTCCGCGAATTGGAAAACCTCATGGAGCGTACCGTGGCCCTGACCGACGGTGAAATCATCGGTCTGCGAGACCTGCCCGCGTCCATCGCCGGGCAGGAATCCGGAGGCGTTGACCGCGCGATTCTTGCGCCGCGCGTCACCGAGGAGGGCATCGACATGAACCGCATCATCGGCGACATCGAGCGCGCCATGATCCGCGAGGCCCTCGAACTGGGCCAGGGCATCAAGGCGCGCGCCGCCGCGCTGCTCGGCATCAACCGCACCACCCTGGTCGAAAAGATCAAACGTCTCGGAATTGACGCATAA